GTGGTTTAAAGAAAATTGGATCAGTTATCTAAAAACTAATAACCCCTAAGGGGCCTCTTTGAGGCTAATAACCTAAGGAAAAATTTATGCCCGAAGATTGTATTTTTTGTAAAATTGCGAAAAAAGAGATTCCAACCGAGATTGTATTTGAAGATGAAGACTTTATTGCTTTTAAAGATGTCAAGCCGAAAGCCCCAATTCATGTCATCTTAATTCCCAAAATGCACATTGGGCCGCATTTTTCGGTCTCTGAGGAGCATGGTGAACTTTTGGGTAAGATGATGATTGCGGCTGCCGAGATTGCCAGAATAGTCGGGGTTGATAGATCCGGCTATAGGCTAGTCATGAATTCTGGGCCAGATTCAGGAATGGAAATTGATCATCTGCACATGCACATTTTGGGCGGTGGGCAACTTGGCCCGATCGCCTAGGTTGTAAAACAACCTATTTTCTGTTATAGTAATTTTGTTTTATTCTAGCTCATTCTCAAATAGTTAAATTCAATATTTTTGAGATTTGAAATTTGAGATTTGAAATTTCTTGAGAGGTGGTGATATTTTTGATCGAGGTTAAAAGAAAGAACGAAGAGCGATTTGATGTTATGCTTCGAAGATTCAACCGCGAAGTTCAGCAAAGTGGTATTCTTTCTGTTGCAAAAGAAAAAAGATACTTCAAGAAAGAAGATAATCGCGGAAAAATTCGAAAATCAGCAATTCGTAAACGATATATTCAATCCCTGAAGCGCGGATATTAATTTTACAAGGACTAATATGGCCTTAAGCGAGCAAATAAATACCGATTTTATCGCTGCCTATAAAGATAAAGATGAAGCTAAATCATCCGTTTTAAGAATGCTTAAAAGCTCAATTAAAAACGAGGAAATAGCCCAAAAAACCAGCCTAAGCGATGATGATGTAATTAAGATTATCCAACGTGAAATCAAGCAGAGAAATGATTCAATAGCAGAATACGACAAGGGAGGAAGGCCTGATCTTTCAGAGAAAGAAAAGGCAGAAATCGACATTTTGAACAAGTATTTACCAACCCAGCTTTCTGATGATGAGATCGAAGCGATAGTTAGAAAAGTTGCCGAAAACGAGAGCGACTTCGGTAAAATTATGGGCGCCGTGATGCCTCAAGTAGCAGGCAAGGCTGACGGTAATCGTGTCTCTGCTGTTGTTCGCAAAGTTCTCAAGTAAATGAAAAAAATAAAAATAGAAATTAAATATCTTGCTGTTTTTTCCATGCTTCTTGCGTGCGTGTTTTTTGTTTCTTTTTTAATTGTTAACTCGATTAATAATTATTTTGATTCCCTGGCCGTAAGAATACTTCTGATGGCGATTCTCGCAATTGTATTTTCTGTGATAATTTCATACGGCCTCTCAATACTTTCGACTACGGTTAAAGACGCAATGATCACATTGCGCCGGATGCTAACCGTTCAAAACTTATCCAATCCTCTCCTTATGAAGCTTGCGGAAAAAGCACCTGGCACATACCACCATTCCATGAACGTCTCAAATATCGCACAAAATGCCGCTAGAAAAATCGGCGCTAATTCGCTTCTTGTACGCACAGCATCGTATTATCATGACATCGGCAAGCTCAAAGACCCAGGGACCTTTATTGAGAACCAATCTCACAATGAAATCCCTCAAGATGAAAATGCAGAGTATATTCGTAACATCGCAAAAAGAATTATCTCTCACGTCACAGAAGGCATTAAGGTTGCAAAAGACAATTCACTTCCTGAAGAAATCATCGATCTCATCGCCGAACACCATGGCACCACCCGGGTCTTGTACTGCTTTGAAAAAGCAAAAGAGCGGGGCCTTAAAATCAAGCGAACTGATTTTCGCTATCCCGGTCCGGTTCCTCAGTCGCCAGAATCGGTAATCTTAATGTTGGCTGATTGTGTCGAAGCCGCAGCCAGGGCTTCAGAAAATTTATCACATGCAACAATCAAAAAAATAGTTGAATCTACAATCGAAGAAAAACTTGCTGAGAAACAAATTGGTAGAGCAAACATCTCCGAAACAAACCTTGCAAAAATTAAAAATTCTTTAATTGAATCACTAGATGCAATATACCACCAAAGAATAAAACTGGAACAAGAATGAAAGTCGAAATCATTGGCAAGGGAGGCCTAGAAAATAAAGAGATTGTTGAATTTATTGATGATATCTCTAAAAAAATTGGAATCGCCACAACCGACGCAATACTCGAAATTGTGTTCGTGTCAGAAGATGAAATACGGAAGTTAAATTCAACTTTTCGAAAAATTAATAAAGAAACTGATGTATTGTCTTTTCCGCAGATTTCAATCAATGGAAATATTCCGATATTTGGATCGATTGTTATTTGCGAAAAAATCGGTAAAGATAGGGGAGAGACCACAGAAGAACTACTTTCACATGGTTTCCTTCATCTTACTGGATACGACCACGAAACAAATCAAAGTAAGTGGGATGAAATAGAGGCAAAAATTACATGAAAAGATTTGATTTTAAAAAATTTATTCGAAGTTTTCACTATGCGTTTCGGGGCGTAATCAGACTGCTTCTTACCGAACAAAATGCACGGATACACCTGACGCTCACCATTGTTGCTGGGATTCTCGCATATTTATTTGGCATCACCAGAGTAGAAGCGGCAATTTTATTTATCGCCGTAATTATGGTCTTTGCCATGGAAATCATCAACACATCGTTTGAAAAGCTGTGCGATTTAATAGACCAAAACCATAATCCTATTATTGCTAGAGTAAAAGACGGCATGGCCGGCGCAGTATTGATTGCTTCAGTTATTGCCGCAGTAGTTGCCTTTATTATTTTTGTACCGTACCTAAGAGATATTGTTCACTAAATGCCTTGCACAGAATTTGGCTATGAGGTAGACTTTAACTGATAGCATTTCGCTGGTTTTGTATATTCAATTATAAAATTGATTTGGAGAGGGAGTTTATGGCTAGAGAAAATATATCTGTCGGACTAGATATAGGCAGCACTAAAGTTACAACATGTGTCGGAAAATTTGAAGATAATGGTGTCGATATTATCGGAATCGGAAAAGCGCCAAATCAGGGTATGAGAAAAGGGGCAATAGTCGATATCGAAGAGACAGTCTCAGCTATATCCGCATCACTCGAAGAAGCTGAGCGCATGGCTGGAATGCCAATTACTTCTGCGGTCATCGGTATAGACGGAGCCCATATCGAGTCTGAAGATAGCAAGGGAGTCATAGCTGTTTCGCGTGCTGATGGCGAAATAACCGAGACGGATATCGAGAGGGTGATCGAAGCTGCACGA
The window above is part of the Patescibacteria group bacterium genome. Proteins encoded here:
- a CDS encoding histidine triad nucleotide-binding protein, with the translated sequence MPEDCIFCKIAKKEIPTEIVFEDEDFIAFKDVKPKAPIHVILIPKMHIGPHFSVSEEHGELLGKMMIAAAEIARIVGVDRSGYRLVMNSGPDSGMEIDHLHMHILGGGQLGPIA
- the rpsU gene encoding 30S ribosomal protein S21 codes for the protein MIEVKRKNEERFDVMLRRFNREVQQSGILSVAKEKRYFKKEDNRGKIRKSAIRKRYIQSLKRGY
- a CDS encoding GatB/YqeY domain-containing protein, which encodes MALSEQINTDFIAAYKDKDEAKSSVLRMLKSSIKNEEIAQKTSLSDDDVIKIIQREIKQRNDSIAEYDKGGRPDLSEKEKAEIDILNKYLPTQLSDDEIEAIVRKVAENESDFGKIMGAVMPQVAGKADGNRVSAVVRKVLK
- a CDS encoding HDIG domain-containing metalloprotein, which codes for MKKIKIEIKYLAVFSMLLACVFFVSFLIVNSINNYFDSLAVRILLMAILAIVFSVIISYGLSILSTTVKDAMITLRRMLTVQNLSNPLLMKLAEKAPGTYHHSMNVSNIAQNAARKIGANSLLVRTASYYHDIGKLKDPGTFIENQSHNEIPQDENAEYIRNIAKRIISHVTEGIKVAKDNSLPEEIIDLIAEHHGTTRVLYCFEKAKERGLKIKRTDFRYPGPVPQSPESVILMLADCVEAAARASENLSHATIKKIVESTIEEKLAEKQIGRANISETNLAKIKNSLIESLDAIYHQRIKLEQE
- the ybeY gene encoding rRNA maturation RNase YbeY — encoded protein: MKVEIIGKGGLENKEIVEFIDDISKKIGIATTDAILEIVFVSEDEIRKLNSTFRKINKETDVLSFPQISINGNIPIFGSIVICEKIGKDRGETTEELLSHGFLHLTGYDHETNQSKWDEIEAKIT
- a CDS encoding diacylglycerol kinase family protein, with amino-acid sequence MKRFDFKKFIRSFHYAFRGVIRLLLTEQNARIHLTLTIVAGILAYLFGITRVEAAILFIAVIMVFAMEIINTSFEKLCDLIDQNHNPIIARVKDGMAGAVLIASVIAAVVAFIIFVPYLRDIVH